Proteins encoded in a region of the Rothia mucilaginosa genome:
- a CDS encoding bifunctional phosphopantothenoylcysteine decarboxylase/phosphopantothenate synthase: MRIIVGIGGGIAAYKAAMLLRLFAKNGDEVIAMPTPNATKFVGVPTLEALSGNPVSTDVFDRVPEVNHVRQAEQADAVVIAPATADLLARLAAGRADDLLSSTVLTTHAPVILAPAMHTQMWEHPATQANVQTLRSWGYHVIEPAIGRLTGPDSGPGRMPEPEDIFTVALDVIARFPKGQVHPVYTPGYAPTEPLYTGTEQERMAAARAATLTSALLGQGDSGKTEPGQIEPSQATGASESLRGPLAGRLVVITAGGTREALDPVRFLGNRSTGKQGVALAEAARDLGATVHLIGANLEVPAPEGVQVTRVVSALELREATLEASAAADVLIMSAAVADFRPAEFAEFKIKKSADSEDAPVIQLVRNPDILREVVVRRQQAREAGESTLGPKLIVGFAAETGSAEKTPLELGREKLQRKGTDFLAVNTVGVNRGFGTDDNTITLLSTLNDEAPVFSGSKKELSVRLLEHVAAFLPELSA, translated from the coding sequence ATGCGCATTATCGTTGGTATTGGAGGGGGCATTGCTGCGTACAAGGCGGCGATGCTCCTTCGTCTTTTTGCGAAGAATGGCGACGAGGTGATTGCCATGCCCACCCCGAACGCGACGAAGTTCGTGGGTGTTCCCACTCTGGAGGCGCTGAGCGGCAACCCCGTCTCAACGGACGTATTTGACCGCGTGCCGGAGGTGAACCATGTGCGTCAGGCTGAACAGGCTGACGCTGTGGTGATTGCCCCGGCGACCGCTGATTTGCTGGCTCGTTTGGCGGCTGGTCGTGCGGATGATCTGCTGTCCTCTACGGTGTTGACGACGCACGCCCCGGTGATTTTGGCGCCGGCGATGCACACCCAGATGTGGGAGCATCCGGCGACTCAGGCGAATGTGCAGACGCTGCGTTCGTGGGGTTATCACGTGATTGAGCCTGCGATTGGGCGTTTGACGGGCCCGGATTCTGGTCCGGGTCGCATGCCTGAGCCGGAGGATATTTTCACGGTGGCTCTGGATGTGATTGCCCGCTTCCCGAAGGGTCAGGTGCACCCGGTGTACACGCCCGGTTACGCGCCGACTGAGCCCCTGTACACGGGTACGGAGCAGGAGCGTATGGCGGCGGCGCGTGCGGCGACGCTGACTTCGGCGCTGCTGGGCCAGGGTGATTCGGGCAAGACTGAGCCTGGTCAGATTGAACCCAGCCAGGCAACTGGCGCATCCGAATCGCTGCGTGGCCCTCTGGCTGGTCGCCTCGTGGTCATTACCGCCGGCGGTACCCGTGAGGCGCTGGACCCGGTACGCTTCCTCGGCAACCGTTCGACCGGCAAGCAGGGTGTGGCGCTCGCGGAGGCGGCACGCGACCTGGGCGCGACCGTTCACCTGATTGGTGCGAACCTTGAGGTTCCTGCGCCGGAGGGTGTGCAGGTGACCCGCGTGGTGAGCGCCCTGGAGCTGCGCGAGGCGACCCTTGAGGCGAGCGCGGCGGCAGATGTGCTGATCATGTCTGCGGCGGTGGCTGATTTTAGGCCCGCCGAGTTTGCCGAGTTCAAGATTAAGAAGAGCGCCGATTCTGAGGATGCGCCGGTGATTCAGCTGGTGCGCAACCCGGATATTCTGCGTGAGGTCGTGGTGCGCCGCCAGCAGGCTCGTGAGGCAGGGGAGAGCACCCTCGGTCCGAAGCTCATTGTTGGTTTTGCGGCGGAGACCGGTTCGGCGGAGAAGACTCCGTTGGAGCTGGGTCGTGAGAAGCTGCAGCGTAAGGGCACGGACTTCCTGGCGGTCAATACGGTGGGTGTGAATCGTGGTTTCGGCACGGACGATAACACGATTACGCTGCTGTCGACTCTGAATGATGAGGCGCCGGTGTTCTCCGGTTCGAAGAAGGAACTGTCCGTGCGTCTGTTGGAGCATGTGGCGGCGTTCCTGCCTGAGCTTTCTGCCTAA
- the rpoZ gene encoding DNA-directed RNA polymerase subunit omega produces the protein MANEIKEHEDYNFVDGVAPEGIVSPSADALIEKAESKYGLVIFGARRARQINAYYANLQDNTAAHVGPLVDAESNEKSLSVAMREIIADRVVAEHRPDAKFDEDGYPIPEDLSAVIDFSAAEFSGAIEEEYIPAGSEEVIAIEEVILDESAE, from the coding sequence GTGGCAAACGAAATCAAGGAACACGAGGACTACAACTTCGTTGACGGTGTCGCTCCCGAGGGCATCGTGAGCCCCAGCGCTGACGCGCTGATTGAGAAGGCGGAGTCCAAGTACGGCCTGGTGATTTTCGGTGCCCGCCGTGCACGCCAGATTAACGCGTACTACGCTAACCTGCAGGACAATACTGCTGCGCACGTTGGCCCGCTGGTTGACGCTGAGTCGAACGAGAAGTCCCTGTCGGTGGCAATGCGTGAAATCATTGCTGACCGTGTTGTGGCGGAGCACCGCCCGGACGCTAAGTTCGACGAGGACGGCTACCCGATTCCCGAGGATCTGTCCGCTGTGATTGATTTCAGCGCGGCTGAGTTCTCTGGCGCTATCGAGGAGGAGTACATCCCCGCAGGTAGCGAAGAGGTTATTGCTATCGAAGAGGTTATCCTCGACGAGTCCGCTGAGTAA
- the gmk gene encoding guanylate kinase has protein sequence MSQPTLTVLAGPTAVGKGTVCQYIRENYPNVWFSVSATTRDPRPGEVDGTHYYFVSMEEFDQMIADGQMLEYAVVHGKNKYGTPRAKVQEALDAGRPVILEIDLQGARQIRETMPDARLIFLAPPSWDELVSRLVGRGTESEQEQARRLETAKVELAAEKEFDVTVVNDSVERAAKEIAELIGAA, from the coding sequence ATGTCTCAGCCGACTCTCACCGTACTGGCTGGCCCCACTGCTGTTGGCAAGGGTACGGTGTGCCAGTACATTCGTGAGAACTACCCGAACGTGTGGTTCTCTGTTTCCGCTACCACTCGTGATCCTCGCCCCGGTGAGGTTGACGGTACTCACTACTATTTCGTTTCGATGGAAGAGTTTGACCAGATGATTGCTGACGGTCAGATGCTTGAGTACGCTGTGGTGCACGGTAAGAACAAGTACGGTACTCCGCGCGCTAAGGTCCAGGAGGCTCTGGATGCTGGCCGCCCGGTGATCCTTGAGATTGACCTGCAGGGTGCTCGCCAGATTCGCGAGACCATGCCTGATGCTCGCCTGATTTTCTTGGCTCCTCCGAGCTGGGATGAGCTGGTGTCGCGTCTGGTGGGTCGAGGTACCGAGAGTGAGCAGGAGCAAGCTCGTCGCCTTGAAACCGCGAAGGTTGAGCTGGCTGCTGAGAAGGAATTTGACGTCACGGTCGTCAACGACTCTGTTGAGCGTGCGGCGAAGGAGATTGCTGAGCTGATTGGCGCCGCCTAA
- the rapZ gene encoding RNase adapter RapZ: MPENQSKPATVESAQSEERPQILVITGISGAGRSTVANVLEDEGWYVIDNIPPQMLGSLAELVTRDGARVPKVALGIDVRARALFSDLPAAIETLRKSDIDFSMLFLDAKDETIIARYEAQRRPHPLQGEGRVLDGIRAERTLFEGLRLASDRTIDTTGMNVHELARTVREMFAEGADKKLNLTVMSFGFKYGAPSDANYMADMRFIPNPHWVPELRPLTGQDAPVRDYVLEHAGTEEFISNYLAALRPVLEGYRREGKYYATIAIGCTGGKHRSVAVTEELARRLSAFGELNVNVQHRDKGRE, translated from the coding sequence ATGCCCGAGAATCAGAGCAAGCCCGCCACGGTAGAGTCCGCCCAGAGTGAGGAGCGCCCTCAGATTCTGGTGATCACCGGTATTTCCGGTGCAGGCCGCAGTACTGTCGCAAATGTACTGGAGGATGAGGGCTGGTACGTTATCGATAACATCCCGCCGCAGATGCTCGGTTCCCTGGCTGAGCTGGTGACCCGCGACGGTGCGCGAGTTCCGAAGGTGGCGCTCGGTATTGACGTTCGCGCCCGCGCCCTGTTCTCCGATCTTCCCGCTGCGATTGAGACTCTGCGCAAGTCCGATATTGACTTCTCCATGCTCTTCCTTGACGCCAAGGATGAGACCATTATTGCCCGCTACGAGGCTCAGCGCCGCCCGCACCCGCTGCAGGGTGAGGGCCGCGTCCTCGATGGCATCCGCGCTGAACGCACTCTCTTTGAAGGTCTGCGCCTCGCTTCTGACCGCACCATTGACACCACCGGCATGAACGTTCACGAGCTGGCTCGTACCGTGCGTGAAATGTTCGCTGAGGGTGCGGATAAGAAGCTGAACCTGACCGTGATGAGCTTCGGCTTCAAGTACGGTGCGCCTTCGGACGCTAACTATATGGCTGATATGCGTTTCATCCCGAACCCGCACTGGGTTCCGGAGCTGCGCCCCCTGACCGGTCAGGACGCCCCGGTGCGCGACTACGTGCTGGAGCACGCGGGCACCGAGGAGTTCATCAGCAACTACCTTGCGGCTCTTCGCCCCGTGCTTGAGGGCTACCGCCGCGAGGGCAAGTACTACGCCACCATCGCTATTGGCTGCACCGGTGGTAAGCATCGTTCCGTGGCTGTGACGGAGGAACTGGCTCGTCGTCTCTCTGCTTTCGGTGAGCTGAACGTGAATGTTCAGCACCGTGACAAGGGCCGCGAGTAA